From a single Myxocyprinus asiaticus isolate MX2 ecotype Aquarium Trade chromosome 33, UBuf_Myxa_2, whole genome shotgun sequence genomic region:
- the LOC127423998 gene encoding zinc finger protein 335-like isoform X1: MDSEDMEVESSSDVGHSGMEEPSESGMGMESSEAMSADSSDAAAPAQAPESDCHVGQSSEGLVVFIPETSSSTDVRRVHLPDSSSVAQSTSVSSVSTVTQSVLVSESVQVLVHSSAVSEGGMMISDSTASTSSDLGSAIDKIIESTIGPDIMNGCIAVTSAEDGSAVTTQYVILQGPDDGAPVVPQMSSSALSSRIAIEALADGPTSTCQDQADLSDNPQGSVEPDQPGHSGYRGHEDGSSSSHPDQTQHSQYIECGEGDDSDQTREARCIECSGAEPDPTPRHSGVTNYSVAECSGTNSSPQRWPFCSSRYVVECSDGYLECRAEGTEQTEHSRYIDSSVDDRERVSASEQEGSVAEEPQHLYMLQDAPYADEGAVRHSLADTVGSQLADQMDCSDSLPGPFISSSGNYSTQPEPEVVESGVVAEPEHRTPDMAELEEMMEVVIVQQFKCKMCPYKSVSKDTLINHMRDRHFKPPGAPPPKKRGRGRPRKSETKERPVSEVKKEEPPEEDDDDIIDAGAIDDLEGDSDYKPADEEARPRSAASHSTPPPPPCSSSSFTTLRKRPRRMVGPPRKFLFSQSYSEAPALSQTNYPGDPQAPEEASSSGLESRTSTLSNGSTAEPGISQSDSENKDPSSNTGPDDVEFLPRKRGRPSKRFLQKKYKKYMNRNKYYRSLKPLLRPHNCWICGSRFLSQEDLRFHVDSHEGNDPERFKCLQCSYRCKRWSSLKEHMFNHEGTKPYKCESCDYSSVYKKDVIRHSAVHNKSKSRKTDMSYVNPSQVPKVSEFPCPICHRVYPMQKRLTQHMKTHSTEKPHMCDKCGKSFKKRYTFKMHLLTHIQNCGNSLFKCEFCEITCNDKKNLLNHQLSHTNDKPFKCEDCKYSTSKEDFLVSHIAIKHTGEKPFSCDMCHFTTRHRKNLRLHVQCRHPEAFEEWSHLHPEEPIRRRQKPVFTSQQIEELRLQHETQGLQGTIVSVDPITLQTMESMGNTSISQDALGNTTIIYEQAQTADLSAQNALDLLLNMSNARELQVAVLKTDGKTLENGSWPGAGSGGQPQKIVTFHVSENGDTLVQEAFETATGTVEQEEATGVSQEVAEIGISTYEGEDFSVVEQAAEEIPATGTTHSLEEPSAEPQLMEVSTEPLSISTSLKESKEKFYLSSGLTDGVLQQVELSSEAPGSPSLCPSPSSQQFNNKRFSCRICMEAFHGRSDMENHKRAHLDPKTFKCPDCDFTAPSWPEVKSHMAMHAYLRPHKCTSCSFASKNKKDLRRHMMTHTNEKPFACQVCGQRFNRNGHLKFHMERLHTQEASPRKSRSVPSQQTIIVNSDEEALATLQTGQAVISPERLQQALGQEHIIVTQDQTLSDQEEATYIQQITTVDGQTVQHLMTGDNQVTEVQYIISQDGVQHLIPREYVVVSDGNHIQMEDGEIAHIHYEHDGTFLQEQQIDGQIQYVPITAEQQIVTPEDLEAAAHSAVTAVADAAMAQAQTVYTEATPEQLEQLQQQGIQYDVITFTEE, encoded by the exons ATGGACTCGGAGGACATGGAGGTGGAGAGCAGCAGTGATGTGGGACATTCTGGGATGGAGGAGCCGTCAGAAAGTGGCATGGGCATGGAGTCTTCAGAGGCCATGTCTGCTGATAGCAGTGATGCGGCTGCTCCTGCCCAGGCCCCAGAATCAGATTGTCATGTAGGACAGAGTTCTGAGGGACTTGTG GTTTTTATACCAGAGACCAGCTCAAGCACAGATGTGCGAAGAGTTCATCTCCCAGACTCTTCCTCTGTCGCCCAATCAACCAGTGTTTCTAGCGTCTCCACGGTGACACAATCAGTCCTGGTGTCGGAGTCTGTCCAGGTCCTGGTGCATTCCAGTGCTGTGTCTGAAGGAGGAATGATGATTTCTGATTCCACTGCTTCCACCTCCTCAGATCTTGGCTCAGCTATTGACAAGATCATCGAATCCACAATTGGACCTGACATTATGAATG GATGTATTGCCGTTACGAGTGCAGAAGATGGCAGCGCAGTGACAACGCAGTATGTGATACTTCAAGGACCTGATGATG GAGCACCAGTGGTTCCTCAGATGTCTTCCTCTGCACTGTCGAGTCGCATTGCCATTGAAGCTCTTGCTGATGGACCCACCTCCACGTGCCAGGATCAAGCAGACCTATCAGATAACCCGCAGGGCAGCGTGGAACCCGACCAGCCTGGACACTCTGGTTACCGTGGACATGAAGACGGCAGCAGTAGCAGCCATCCAGACCAGACCCAGCACTCCCAGTACATTGAGTGCGGTGAAGGAGATGACTCAGACCAGACCAGAGAGGCTCGATGCATTGAGTGCTCAGGAGCAGAACCAGACCCAACCCCACGTCATTCTGGGGTCACGAACTACAGCGTGGCCGAGTGCAGTGGTACGAATTCTAGCCCTCAGAGATGGCCGTTTTGTTCCTCACGCTACGTTGTGGAATGCAGTGATGGGTACTTGGAGTGCAGAGCAGAAGGGACGGAGCAGACAGAGCATTCCCGTTACATCGACAGCAGCGTGGATGACAGGGAGCGCGTCTCGGCCTCAGAGCAGGAAGGGAGTGTGGCAGAGGAGCCCCAACATTTGTACATGCTGCAGGACGCACCATATGCAGATGAGGGTGCTGTTCGCCACTCACTGGCTGACACAGTGGGTTCGCAGCTCGCTGATCAAATGGACTGCAGTGACAGTTTGCCTGGACCATTCATAAGTAGCAGCGGGAACTATTCTACCCAACCAGAGCCTGAGGTGGTGGAGTCTGGGGTGGTGGCTGAACCAGAGCACAGAACCCCAGATATGGCAGAGCTGGAGGAAATGATGGAGGTGGTGATTGTACAGCAGTTTAAGTGTAAGATGTGCCCATATAAAAGTGTCTCCAAGGATACGCTCATCAACCACATGAGGGACAGACATTTTAAACCACCAG GTGCTCCACCCCCCAAAAAACGTGGCCGGGGTCGTCCACGAAAATCTGAAACTAAAGAGCGACCCGTTTCTGAGGTCAAGAAGGAAGAGCCACctgaagaagatgatgatgacaTCATTGATGCAGGTGCCATTGATGATCTTGAAG gCGACAGTGATTATAAGCCAGCTGATGAAGAGGCTAGGCCCAGATCAGCTGCCAGTCATAGcacacctcctcctcctccgtgTTCTTCCTCATCTTTCACTACCTTGCGTAAACGGCCCAGAAGAATGGTGGGCCCACCCCGCAAATTCCTTTTCTCCCAAAGTTACTCAG AAGCACCAGCATTGTCTCAGACGAACTATCCAGGTGACCCTCAAGCTCCTGAAGAGGCAAGCTCCTCTGGATTGGAGAGCAGAACTTCCACATTATCCAATGGGAGTACAGCGGAGCCaggcatcagccaatcagattcagAGAACAAAGATCCCTCATCAAACACTGGCCCTGATGACGTAGAGTTTTTGCCAAGGAAAAGAGGACGGCCTTCCAAACGCTTCCTTCAGAAGAAGTACAAAAAGTACATGAATCGCAA taagtACTACAGATCCCTGAAGCCTCTACTAAGGCCTCATAATTGCTGGATCTGTGGCTCCCGTTTTCTTTCGCAAGAAGATCTCCGTTTCCATGTGGATTCTCATGAAGGAAATGACCCTGAACGCTTCAAGTGTCTGCAGTGTAGCTACCGCTGTAAACGTTGGTCCTCACTCAAA GAGCACATGTTCAATCATGAAGGTACGAAACCTTATAAGTGTGAGTCATGTGATTACTCCAGTGTTTATAAGAAAGACGTCATCCGGCATTCGGCTGTCCACAACAAAAGCAA GAGTCGGAAGACAGATATG TCCTACGTTAATCCTTCACAGGTTCCCAAAGTGTCAGAGTTTCCGTGTCCCATCTGCCACCGTGTGTACCCCATGCAGAAACGCCTCACGCAGCACATGAAGACACACAGCACGGAGAAGCCTCACATGTGTGACAAG TGTGGGAAATCCTTCAAGAAACGCTACACTTTCAAAATGCATcttctcacacacatacaaaactgcGGCAACAGCTT GTTTAAGTGTGAGTTCTGTGAAATAACCTGCAATGACAAGAAAAACTTGCTCAATCATCAGCTATCCCACACCAATGACAAACCTTTCAAATGTGAAGATTGCAAATATTCTACGAGTAAAGAGGATTTCCTGGTGTCCCACATTGCCATTAAACATACGG GTGAAAAGCCCTTCTCCTGTGACATGTGCCACTTCACGACCCGACACAGGAAGAACCTTCGGCTGCATGTGCAGTGTCGTCACCCTGAGGCCTTCGAGGAGTGGAGTCATTTGCACCCTGAGGAGCCCATCCGTCGCCGCCAGAAACCTGTTTTCACCTCACAGCAGATTGAAGAGCTTAGGTTGCAGCATGAGACGCAGGGACTTCAGGGTACAATT GTGTCAGTGGACCCCATCACTCTCCAAACCATGGAGTCCATGGGGAACACCTCTATATCACAAGATGCCCTGGGAAACACTACCATCATTTACGAGCAAG CCCAGACTGCAGACCTCTCAGCCCAGAATGCCCTAGACCTGCTGCTGAACATGAGTAATGCAAGAGAACTGCAG GTGGCGGTGCTGAAAACAGATGGTAAGACTCTGGAGAATGGGTCTTGGCCTGGAGCTGGCTCTGGGGGTCAACCTCAAAAGATTGTGACCTTCCATGTGTCAGAGAACGGAGATACTCTGGTGCAGGAGGCGTTTGAGACAGCTACAGGAACCGTGGAGCAAGAAGAGGCTACTGGTGTGTCACAGGAAGTGGCAGAGATTGGCATCAGTACATACGAGGGAGAAGATTTCAGTGTGGTGGAACAGGCTGCGGAGGAAATTCCTGCCACTGGAACAACACACAG tttAGAGGAGCCCTCAGCAGAGCCTCagttgatggaagtgagcaccgaGCCCTTGTCCATCTCTACATCTCTGAAAGAGAGTAAAGAGAAGTTTTACCTGAGCTCAGGTCTCACGGATGGAGTCCTGCAGCAGGTGGAG CTGAGCAGTGAAGCTCCAGGCTCCCCTTCTCTGTGTCCATCACCCTCTTCTCAACAGTTCAACAACAAACGCTTCTCCTGCCGGATCTGCATGGAAGCTTTCCATGGCCGCTCAGACATGGAGAACCACAAGAGGGCGCACTTAGACCCCAAAACGTTTAAATGCCCCGACTGTGACTTCACAGCACCTTCCTGGCCAGAGGTCAAG TCTCACATGGCCATGCACGCTTATTTGAGGCCTCATAAATGCACCAGCTGCAGTTTTGCCTCTAAGAACAAGAAAGACCTGAGACGCCACATGATGACACACACCAACGAGAAGCCTTTCGCTTGTCAGGTCTGCGGACAAAG GTTCAACCGTAATGGCCATCTGAAGTTCCATATGGAGAGGCTTCACACTCAGGAGGCCTCGCCCCGTAAAAGCCGCTCTGTCCCCTCTCAACAGACCATCATTGTTAACAGCGATGAAGAGGCTTTAGCCACACTGCAGA CGGGTCAGGCAGTGATCAGTCCAGAGAGGTTGCAGCAGGCTTTGGGTCAGGAGCACATCATTGTGACCCAGGATCAGACTCTTTCTGACCAG GAGGAGGCGACATATATTCAGCAGATCACAACAGTTGATGGACAGACGGTACAGCACTTAATGACTGGAGATAATCAGGTCACTGAG GTCCAGTACATCATCTCCCAGGACGGAGTTCAGCACTTAATCCCACGGGAATATGTGGTAGTATCTGATGGCAACCACATTCAG ATGGAGGATGGAGAGATCGCTCACATTCATTATGAACACGATGGGACGTTTCTGCAGGAGCAGCAG ATTGATGGACAGATCCAGTATGTTCCCATCACTGCCGAGCAACAGATTGTCACCCCTGAGGACCTGGAGGCTGCCGCCCATTCCGCTGTCACCG CTGTTGCAGATGCAGCCATGGCTCAGGCGCAGACAGTTTACACAGAGGCCACACCTGAACAACTAGAACAGCTGCAGCAACAGGGCATCCAATATGATGTCATAACATTTACTGAGGAATAG
- the LOC127423998 gene encoding zinc finger protein 335-like isoform X2 — MDSEDMEVESSSDVGHSGMEEPSESGMGMESSEAMSADSSDAAAPAQAPESDCHVGQSSEGLVVFIPETSSSTDVRRVHLPDSSSVAQSTSVSSVSTVTQSVLVSESVQVLVHSSAVSEGGMMISDSTASTSSDLGSAIDKIIESTIGPDIMNGCIAVTSAEDGSAVTTQYVILQGPDDGAPVVPQMSSSALSSRIAIEALADGPTSTCQDQADLSDNPQGSVEPDQPGHSGYRGHEDGSSSSHPDQTQHSQYIECGEGDDSDQTREARCIECSGAEPDPTPRHSGVTNYSVAECSGTNSSPQRWPFCSSRYVVECSDGYLECRAEGTEQTEHSRYIDSSVDDRERVSASEQEGSVAEEPQHLYMLQDAPYADEGAVRHSLADTVGSQLADQMDCSDSLPGPFISSSGNYSTQPEPEVVESGVVAEPEHRTPDMAELEEMMEVVIVQQFKCKMCPYKSVSKDTLINHMRDRHFKPPGAPPPKKRGRGRPRKSETKERPVSEVKKEEPPEEDDDDIIDAGAIDDLEGDSDYKPADEEARPRSAASHSTPPPPPCSSSSFTTLRKRPRRMVGPPRKFLFSQSYSEAPALSQTNYPGDPQAPEEASSSGLESRTSTLSNGSTAEPGISQSDSENKDPSSNTGPDDVEFLPRKRGRPSKRFLQKKYKKYMNRNKYYRSLKPLLRPHNCWICGSRFLSQEDLRFHVDSHEGNDPERFKCLQCSYRCKRWSSLKEHMFNHEGTKPYKCESCDYSSVYKKDVIRHSAVHNKSKSRKTDMVPKVSEFPCPICHRVYPMQKRLTQHMKTHSTEKPHMCDKCGKSFKKRYTFKMHLLTHIQNCGNSLFKCEFCEITCNDKKNLLNHQLSHTNDKPFKCEDCKYSTSKEDFLVSHIAIKHTGEKPFSCDMCHFTTRHRKNLRLHVQCRHPEAFEEWSHLHPEEPIRRRQKPVFTSQQIEELRLQHETQGLQGTIVSVDPITLQTMESMGNTSISQDALGNTTIIYEQAQTADLSAQNALDLLLNMSNARELQVAVLKTDGKTLENGSWPGAGSGGQPQKIVTFHVSENGDTLVQEAFETATGTVEQEEATGVSQEVAEIGISTYEGEDFSVVEQAAEEIPATGTTHSLEEPSAEPQLMEVSTEPLSISTSLKESKEKFYLSSGLTDGVLQQVELSSEAPGSPSLCPSPSSQQFNNKRFSCRICMEAFHGRSDMENHKRAHLDPKTFKCPDCDFTAPSWPEVKSHMAMHAYLRPHKCTSCSFASKNKKDLRRHMMTHTNEKPFACQVCGQRFNRNGHLKFHMERLHTQEASPRKSRSVPSQQTIIVNSDEEALATLQTGQAVISPERLQQALGQEHIIVTQDQTLSDQEEATYIQQITTVDGQTVQHLMTGDNQVTEVQYIISQDGVQHLIPREYVVVSDGNHIQMEDGEIAHIHYEHDGTFLQEQQIDGQIQYVPITAEQQIVTPEDLEAAAHSAVTAVADAAMAQAQTVYTEATPEQLEQLQQQGIQYDVITFTEE; from the exons ATGGACTCGGAGGACATGGAGGTGGAGAGCAGCAGTGATGTGGGACATTCTGGGATGGAGGAGCCGTCAGAAAGTGGCATGGGCATGGAGTCTTCAGAGGCCATGTCTGCTGATAGCAGTGATGCGGCTGCTCCTGCCCAGGCCCCAGAATCAGATTGTCATGTAGGACAGAGTTCTGAGGGACTTGTG GTTTTTATACCAGAGACCAGCTCAAGCACAGATGTGCGAAGAGTTCATCTCCCAGACTCTTCCTCTGTCGCCCAATCAACCAGTGTTTCTAGCGTCTCCACGGTGACACAATCAGTCCTGGTGTCGGAGTCTGTCCAGGTCCTGGTGCATTCCAGTGCTGTGTCTGAAGGAGGAATGATGATTTCTGATTCCACTGCTTCCACCTCCTCAGATCTTGGCTCAGCTATTGACAAGATCATCGAATCCACAATTGGACCTGACATTATGAATG GATGTATTGCCGTTACGAGTGCAGAAGATGGCAGCGCAGTGACAACGCAGTATGTGATACTTCAAGGACCTGATGATG GAGCACCAGTGGTTCCTCAGATGTCTTCCTCTGCACTGTCGAGTCGCATTGCCATTGAAGCTCTTGCTGATGGACCCACCTCCACGTGCCAGGATCAAGCAGACCTATCAGATAACCCGCAGGGCAGCGTGGAACCCGACCAGCCTGGACACTCTGGTTACCGTGGACATGAAGACGGCAGCAGTAGCAGCCATCCAGACCAGACCCAGCACTCCCAGTACATTGAGTGCGGTGAAGGAGATGACTCAGACCAGACCAGAGAGGCTCGATGCATTGAGTGCTCAGGAGCAGAACCAGACCCAACCCCACGTCATTCTGGGGTCACGAACTACAGCGTGGCCGAGTGCAGTGGTACGAATTCTAGCCCTCAGAGATGGCCGTTTTGTTCCTCACGCTACGTTGTGGAATGCAGTGATGGGTACTTGGAGTGCAGAGCAGAAGGGACGGAGCAGACAGAGCATTCCCGTTACATCGACAGCAGCGTGGATGACAGGGAGCGCGTCTCGGCCTCAGAGCAGGAAGGGAGTGTGGCAGAGGAGCCCCAACATTTGTACATGCTGCAGGACGCACCATATGCAGATGAGGGTGCTGTTCGCCACTCACTGGCTGACACAGTGGGTTCGCAGCTCGCTGATCAAATGGACTGCAGTGACAGTTTGCCTGGACCATTCATAAGTAGCAGCGGGAACTATTCTACCCAACCAGAGCCTGAGGTGGTGGAGTCTGGGGTGGTGGCTGAACCAGAGCACAGAACCCCAGATATGGCAGAGCTGGAGGAAATGATGGAGGTGGTGATTGTACAGCAGTTTAAGTGTAAGATGTGCCCATATAAAAGTGTCTCCAAGGATACGCTCATCAACCACATGAGGGACAGACATTTTAAACCACCAG GTGCTCCACCCCCCAAAAAACGTGGCCGGGGTCGTCCACGAAAATCTGAAACTAAAGAGCGACCCGTTTCTGAGGTCAAGAAGGAAGAGCCACctgaagaagatgatgatgacaTCATTGATGCAGGTGCCATTGATGATCTTGAAG gCGACAGTGATTATAAGCCAGCTGATGAAGAGGCTAGGCCCAGATCAGCTGCCAGTCATAGcacacctcctcctcctccgtgTTCTTCCTCATCTTTCACTACCTTGCGTAAACGGCCCAGAAGAATGGTGGGCCCACCCCGCAAATTCCTTTTCTCCCAAAGTTACTCAG AAGCACCAGCATTGTCTCAGACGAACTATCCAGGTGACCCTCAAGCTCCTGAAGAGGCAAGCTCCTCTGGATTGGAGAGCAGAACTTCCACATTATCCAATGGGAGTACAGCGGAGCCaggcatcagccaatcagattcagAGAACAAAGATCCCTCATCAAACACTGGCCCTGATGACGTAGAGTTTTTGCCAAGGAAAAGAGGACGGCCTTCCAAACGCTTCCTTCAGAAGAAGTACAAAAAGTACATGAATCGCAA taagtACTACAGATCCCTGAAGCCTCTACTAAGGCCTCATAATTGCTGGATCTGTGGCTCCCGTTTTCTTTCGCAAGAAGATCTCCGTTTCCATGTGGATTCTCATGAAGGAAATGACCCTGAACGCTTCAAGTGTCTGCAGTGTAGCTACCGCTGTAAACGTTGGTCCTCACTCAAA GAGCACATGTTCAATCATGAAGGTACGAAACCTTATAAGTGTGAGTCATGTGATTACTCCAGTGTTTATAAGAAAGACGTCATCCGGCATTCGGCTGTCCACAACAAAAGCAA GAGTCGGAAGACAGATATG GTTCCCAAAGTGTCAGAGTTTCCGTGTCCCATCTGCCACCGTGTGTACCCCATGCAGAAACGCCTCACGCAGCACATGAAGACACACAGCACGGAGAAGCCTCACATGTGTGACAAG TGTGGGAAATCCTTCAAGAAACGCTACACTTTCAAAATGCATcttctcacacacatacaaaactgcGGCAACAGCTT GTTTAAGTGTGAGTTCTGTGAAATAACCTGCAATGACAAGAAAAACTTGCTCAATCATCAGCTATCCCACACCAATGACAAACCTTTCAAATGTGAAGATTGCAAATATTCTACGAGTAAAGAGGATTTCCTGGTGTCCCACATTGCCATTAAACATACGG GTGAAAAGCCCTTCTCCTGTGACATGTGCCACTTCACGACCCGACACAGGAAGAACCTTCGGCTGCATGTGCAGTGTCGTCACCCTGAGGCCTTCGAGGAGTGGAGTCATTTGCACCCTGAGGAGCCCATCCGTCGCCGCCAGAAACCTGTTTTCACCTCACAGCAGATTGAAGAGCTTAGGTTGCAGCATGAGACGCAGGGACTTCAGGGTACAATT GTGTCAGTGGACCCCATCACTCTCCAAACCATGGAGTCCATGGGGAACACCTCTATATCACAAGATGCCCTGGGAAACACTACCATCATTTACGAGCAAG CCCAGACTGCAGACCTCTCAGCCCAGAATGCCCTAGACCTGCTGCTGAACATGAGTAATGCAAGAGAACTGCAG GTGGCGGTGCTGAAAACAGATGGTAAGACTCTGGAGAATGGGTCTTGGCCTGGAGCTGGCTCTGGGGGTCAACCTCAAAAGATTGTGACCTTCCATGTGTCAGAGAACGGAGATACTCTGGTGCAGGAGGCGTTTGAGACAGCTACAGGAACCGTGGAGCAAGAAGAGGCTACTGGTGTGTCACAGGAAGTGGCAGAGATTGGCATCAGTACATACGAGGGAGAAGATTTCAGTGTGGTGGAACAGGCTGCGGAGGAAATTCCTGCCACTGGAACAACACACAG tttAGAGGAGCCCTCAGCAGAGCCTCagttgatggaagtgagcaccgaGCCCTTGTCCATCTCTACATCTCTGAAAGAGAGTAAAGAGAAGTTTTACCTGAGCTCAGGTCTCACGGATGGAGTCCTGCAGCAGGTGGAG CTGAGCAGTGAAGCTCCAGGCTCCCCTTCTCTGTGTCCATCACCCTCTTCTCAACAGTTCAACAACAAACGCTTCTCCTGCCGGATCTGCATGGAAGCTTTCCATGGCCGCTCAGACATGGAGAACCACAAGAGGGCGCACTTAGACCCCAAAACGTTTAAATGCCCCGACTGTGACTTCACAGCACCTTCCTGGCCAGAGGTCAAG TCTCACATGGCCATGCACGCTTATTTGAGGCCTCATAAATGCACCAGCTGCAGTTTTGCCTCTAAGAACAAGAAAGACCTGAGACGCCACATGATGACACACACCAACGAGAAGCCTTTCGCTTGTCAGGTCTGCGGACAAAG GTTCAACCGTAATGGCCATCTGAAGTTCCATATGGAGAGGCTTCACACTCAGGAGGCCTCGCCCCGTAAAAGCCGCTCTGTCCCCTCTCAACAGACCATCATTGTTAACAGCGATGAAGAGGCTTTAGCCACACTGCAGA CGGGTCAGGCAGTGATCAGTCCAGAGAGGTTGCAGCAGGCTTTGGGTCAGGAGCACATCATTGTGACCCAGGATCAGACTCTTTCTGACCAG GAGGAGGCGACATATATTCAGCAGATCACAACAGTTGATGGACAGACGGTACAGCACTTAATGACTGGAGATAATCAGGTCACTGAG GTCCAGTACATCATCTCCCAGGACGGAGTTCAGCACTTAATCCCACGGGAATATGTGGTAGTATCTGATGGCAACCACATTCAG ATGGAGGATGGAGAGATCGCTCACATTCATTATGAACACGATGGGACGTTTCTGCAGGAGCAGCAG ATTGATGGACAGATCCAGTATGTTCCCATCACTGCCGAGCAACAGATTGTCACCCCTGAGGACCTGGAGGCTGCCGCCCATTCCGCTGTCACCG CTGTTGCAGATGCAGCCATGGCTCAGGCGCAGACAGTTTACACAGAGGCCACACCTGAACAACTAGAACAGCTGCAGCAACAGGGCATCCAATATGATGTCATAACATTTACTGAGGAATAG